The Stenotrophomonas maltophilia genome segment TCAGTGGCTGGTTCAGTTGTTCCTGAGCCGCTAAGGAGAATTGCATGAAGCGTTGGTACGTCGTTCACGCCTATTCGGGCTTCGAGAAGTCGGTGGCGCAGGCTCTGCGCGATCGCATCGTCCGTGACGGCATGGAAGAGCGCTTCGGCGATGTCCTGGTCCCGACCGAAGAAGTGGTCGAGATGCGCGCTGGCCAGAAGCGCCGCTCCGAGCGCAAGTTCTTCCCGGGTTACGTGCTGGTCCAGATCGAGACCCACGAAGAAGCCGGTATTCCGCGCATCGACAACGAAAGCTGGCACCTGGTCAAGGAAACCCCGCGCGTGATGGGCTTCATCGGCGGCACCGCCGACCGTCCGCTGCCGATTGCCGATTCCGAGGCCGAAGCCATCCTGAACCGCGTTCAGGAAGGTGTCGAGAAGCCGCGCCCGAAGGTGCTGTTCGAGCCGGGCCAGATGGTCCGCGTCACCGACGGCCCGTTCAACGATTTCAATGGCGTCGTCGAAGAGGTCAACTACGAGAAGAGCCGTCTGCGCGTCTCGGTGCTGATCTTCGGTCGTGCCACTCCGGTCGAGCTCGAGTTCGGCCAGGTCGAAAAGGCCGTCTGATCCAGCTGTAGAGTCGAGCTTGCTCGACTTTGCTGATCGGTCGAGCAAGCTCGACTCTACGGAACCAGGAACCGGGCCTTGCCCGGTTTCGTCCGTTTATATGCTGCTTCAGGCATGTGAAGAAAAAACCTGATATAGTGCGCGGCTCCCCGCTGGGAAGCCAGCAGGACGAGGCCGCCGCAAAGTGGCCTTCAGCATGATTTCAAAACGCGATGCCGGGACGCGTGATTCCCGGTCCGATGGGGAGCCTGTTGTCGAAAGGCGCTAGCACCCGGAGAGTACTCACATGGCAAAGAAAGTTGTCGGTTACATCAAGCTGCAGGTGAAGGCCGGTCAGGCCAACCCCTCGCCGCCGGTCGGTCCTGCGCTGGGTCAGCGCGGTCTGAACATCATGGAATTCTGCAAGGCGTTCAACGCTGCCACGCAGAAGCTCGAGCCGGGTCTGCCGGTTCCGGTGATCATCACGGCCTACTCGGACCGTACGTTCACCTTCATCACCAAGAGCACCCCGGCCACCACCCTGCTGAAGAAGGCCGCTGGCATCTCGTCGGGCTCCAAGCGCCCGAACACCGAGAAGGTCGGCAAGGTCACCCGTAAGCAGCTGGAAGAGATCGCCAAGGCGAAGGAACCGGATCTGACTGCCGCCGATCTGGACGCCGCCGTGCGTACCATCGCTGGCTCTGCCCGTTCCATGGGCCTCGTGGTGGAGGGTTAATAAGATGGCACAGACCAAGCGTGAGAAGGCCATCAAGGCCGCCGTCGTTCCGGGCAAGGCATACGCCTTCGAGGACGCGATCAACATCCTGAAGAGCGCCACCAAGGCCAAGTTCGTCGAGTCGATCGACGTCGCTGTGCGCCTGGGCGTCGATGCGAAGAAGTCCGACCAGCAGGTCCGTGGCTCCACCGTGCTGCCGGCCGGTACCGGCAAGTCGGTCCGCGTCGCCGTGTTCGCTCCGGCCGGTGCCAAGGCTGATGAAGCCCTGGCCGCTGGCGCCGAAGCCGTCGGTATGGATGATCTGGCCGAGAAGATGCAGGCCGGCGATCTGAACTACGACGTCGTCATCGCGACCCCGGACGCCATGCGCGTCGTCGGTAAGCTGGGCACCGTGCTGGGCCCGCGCGGCCTGATGCCGAACCCGAAGGTCGGCACCGTTTCCCCGAACCCGGGTGAAGCCGTGAAGAACGCCAAGTCGGGTCAGGTCCGTTACCGCACCGACAAGGCCGGCATCATCCACTGCACCATCGGCAAGGCCGACTTCGCCGAAGACGCGCTGAAGTCGAACCTGACCGCGCTGCTGCTGGACCTGATCAAGGCCAAGCCGGCCACCTCGAAGGGCACCTACCTGCAGAAGGTTTCGGTCAGCTCGACGATGGGCCCGGGCGTCACCGTCGACCAGTCGTCGCTGACCCTGAAGTAATTGTTTCAAGCGGTCACGGTACCTTCGGTGCCGTGACCGTGACATTTGAAGGCATCGTTGGCAGTGCATCGCCCGCGGTAGCCGTCAAAGACCGCAGGCGCGGTCGTGGCAATACCGGCGACGGGCACGGAAGCTCGATCTGGCAAGGAGTCGCCGCCGGAGCAGTCATGAGCGCTTAATCGATTCCCCGGAATCACCCTGCGTAGATGGTGCCCTTCTGGAGTTTTTCTGGTTCACGCACGTCTGGGATTTCCCTGATTGCCTCCAGGTCTGGAACGGCCCACCCCCGGAACATCATCCCGATGTTCCCGGCGTCCAGGACGGATGCCGCACAGGACCGCACACGGCAGGAGCCGTAAGCGGAGTTCAATAGGAGGAGTGCAATGGCTCTCAATCTGTCCCAGAAGCAAGAAGTAGTCGCCGAGCTGGCAGACGTCGCCGCCAAGGCCCACTCCTTGATCGCAGCCGAATACGCTGGCACCACGGTCGCCCAGATGACCGCGATGCGCAAGCAGGCTCGTGAAACCGGTGTTTTCTTGAAGGTTGTCAAGAACACCCTGGCTTCGCGCGCCGTTGAAGGCACCGAGTTCGCAGTCGCCCAGGACCAGATGGTTGGTCCGCTGCTGTACGCGTTCTCGCTCGAGGAGCCCGGCGCTGCCGGTCGCCTGATCAAGGAAGCCGCCAAGGGCAACGACAAGCTGAAGGCTAAGGTCGTCGCCATCGGTGGCGAAGTGTTCCCGGCAAGCCACGTCGACGTGCTGGCCTCGCTGCCGACCCGCGACCAGGCCCTGGCCATGCTGGCCCGCGTCCTGACCGAGCCGGTCACGATGTTTGCCCGCGCCATCAAGGCCGTTGGCGAGAAGCAGGGTGGTGGCGACGTCGCCGCCGACGCTGCCGAACCGGCCGCCGAGACCGCCTGAGTTTCGACTTACCGTGGTTCCTGACGGAACCTCAACCCAGAAAATCATCCAAAGGTATTAATCATGTCCCTTACCAACGAACAGATCGTCGACGCCATCGCCGAGAAGTCCCTGATGGAAGTGATGGAGCTGGTCAAGGCCATCGAAGAGAAGTTCGGCGTCTCCGCCGCTGCTCCGGTTGCCGTGGCTGCTGCCGCTGGCCCGGCCGCTGCTGTTGAAGAGCAGACCGAGTTCACCGTCACCCTGAAGTCGGCCGGCGACAAGAAGGTCGAAGTCATCAAGGCCGTCCGCGCCATCACCGGCCTGGGCCTGAAGGAAGCGAAGGACCTGGCCGAAGCCGGTGGCGTCCTGAAGGAAGGCGCTTCGAAGGAAGACGCCGAGAAGATGAAGAAGGACCTGGAAGCTGCTGGCGCGACTGTCGAAGTCAAGTAAGCAGTTACCTTGCATCGTCACCGATTCACGGCGATGCAGCCAAGGCTGGGGGCGTAAGCCCCCGGCCTTTGGTCGTTGTTGCGGTGTCGGTAGGGTCGACTGTTGGTCGACTGCTGTGAAGGAAGTCGACTAACAGTCGACTCTACCGTTTCAAATGCAGCAAAAAGCCCAACACGGGCTGCAGTCAAACCCCGCCGGCCAGCGCAGTGCGCGGCAGCAGGGGCGTGGTAGCAGACGAGTTGGCAGTTGGAAGTAGCGGGAGAAGGCGTGCTGGTGCCGGCAATACCAGCGACTTCCAACTGACAATTTCAAGTTCCCTTCGGATCGTGGGCGCACGATCCGCACAACAAGGTGGAAGACCTCATGACGTCCTATTCGTTCACCGAAAAAAAGCGTATCCGCAAGGATTTCGGCAAGCAGCGCTCGATTCTCGAAGTGCCGTTCCTGCTCGCCATCCAGGTGGATTCCTATCGTGAATTCCTGCAGGAAAACGTCGATCCGGCCAAGCGCACGGACCACGGCCTGCACGCTGCGCTGAAGTCGGTCTTCCCGATCGCCAGCTACAGCGGCAACGCTGCCCTGGAATACGTCGGCTACAAGCTGGGCGAACCGGTCTTCGACGAGCGCGAGTGCCGCCAGCGTGGCATGAGCTACGGCGCCCCGCTGCGCGTGACCGTGCGCCTGGTGATCTACGACCGTGAGTCGTCGACCAAGGCCATCAAGTACGTGAAGGAGCAGGAGGTCTATCTGGGCGAAATCCCGCTGATGACCGAGAACGGCACCTTCATCGTCAACGGCACCGAGCGCGTCATCGTCTCGCAGCTGCACCGCTCGCCGGGCGTGTTCTTCGACCACGACCGTGGCAAGACCCACAGCTCGGGCAAGCTGCTGTACAGCGCCCGCATCATTCCTTACCGCGGCTCCTGGCTGGACTTCGAGTTCGACCCGAAGGACGCGCTGTTCACCCGTATCGACCGTCGCCGCAAGCTGCCGGTGTCGATCCTGCTGCGCGCGCTCGGCTACAGCAACGAAGAGATGCTGGCCGAGTTCTTCGAGATCAACACCTTCCACATCAACCCGGATGAAGGCGTCCAGCTGGAGCTGGTGCCGGAGCGCCTGCGTGGCGAAACCCTGGGCTTCGACCTCGCCGACGGCGACAAGGTCATCGTGGAAGCCGGTAAGCGCATCACCGCGCGCCACATCAAGCAGCTGGAAGCCTCGGGCATCGCCGCCCTGGCCGTCCCGGACGACTACATCGTCGGCCGCATCCTGTCGCACGACGTGGTTGACGCCTCGACCGGCGAACTGCTGGCCCAGGCCAATGACGAGATCACCGACGAGCAGCTGCAGGCCTTCCGCAAGGCCGGTGTGGATGCCGTGGGCACCCTGTGGGTGAACGATCTGGATCGTGGCCCGTACCTGTCCAACACCCTGCGCATCGACCCGACCAAGACCCAGCTGGAAGCCCTGGTCGAGATCTACCGCATGATGCGTCCGGGCGAGCCGCCGACCAAGGACGCTGCGCAGAACCTGTTCCACAACCTGTTCTTCACCTTCGAGCGCTACGACCTGTCCGCGGTCGGCCGCATGAAGTTCAACCGTCGCGTGGGCCGCAAGGAAACCACCGGCGAAGCCGTGCTGTACGACAGCAAGTACTTCGGTGAGCGCAACGACGAAGAGTCCAAGCGCCTGGTCGCCGCCCACGGCGACAGCTCCGACATCCTGGACGTGATCAAGGTCCTGACCGAGATCCGCAACGGTCGCGGCGTGGTCGACGATATCGACCACCTGGGCAACCGTCGCGTGCGTTCGGTCGGCGAAATGGCCGAGAACGTGTTCCGCGTGGGCCTGGTCCGCGTCGAGCGCGCGGTCAAGGAGCGCCTGTCGATGGCCGAGTCCGAAGGCCTGACCCCGCAGGAGCTGATCAACGCCAAGCCGGTTGCCGCTGCCATCAAGGAGTTCTTCGGCTCCTCGCAGCTGTCGCAGTTCATGGACCAGAACAACCCGCTGTCGGAAGTGACCCACAAGCGTCGCGTCTCGGCCCTGGGCCCGGGCGGCCTGACCCGTGAGCGCGCCGGCTTCGAAGTGCGCGACGTGCACCCGACCCATTACGGCCGCGTCTGCACCATCGAAACCCCGGAAGGCCCGAACATCGGCCTGATCAACTCGCTGGCCGTGTACGCCCGCACCAACCAGTACGGTTTCCTCGAGACTCCGTACCGCAAGGTCGTGGACGGCAAGGTCTATGACGAAGTCGAGTTCCTGTCGGCGATCGAAGAAAACGAGTACGTCATTGCGCAGGCCAACGCGCTGACCGACGCCAAGGGCACCCTGACCGAGCAGTTCGTTCCGTGCCGCTTCCAGGGCGAATCGCTGCTGAAGCCGCCGGCGGAAGTCCACTTCATGGACGTCTCGCCGATGCAGACCGTGTCGATCGCGGCCGCGCTGGTTCCGTTCCTGGAGCACGATGACGCGAACCGCGCACTGATGGGCGCCAACATGCAGCGTCAGGCGGTGCCGACCCTGCGTGCGCAGAAGCCGCTGGTCGGTACCGGCATCGAGCGCGCCGTGGCGCGTGACTCCGGTGTGACCGTGAACGCCCGCCGTGGTGGCGAGATCGTGCAGATCGACGCGGCCCGCATCGTGGTCAAGGTCAACGAGGAAGAGATCGTTGGCGCTACCGATGCAGGCGTGGACATCTACAACCTGGTCAAGTACACCCGTTCGAACCAGAACACCTGCATCAACCAGCGTCCGCTGGTCCAGGTGGGTGACGTCATCGCCCGCGGCGACGTGCTGGCCGACGGTCCGTCCACCGACATCGGCGAACTGGCCCTGGGCCAGAACATGCTGATCGCGTTCATGCCGTGGAACGGCTACAACTTCGAAGACTCCATCCTGCTCTCCGAGCGCGTGGTGGAAGAGGATCGTTACACCACGATCCACATCGAAGAGCTGACCTGCGTCGCGCGTGACACCAAGCTGGGGCCGGAGGAAATCTCCGCCGACATCCCGAACGTCTCCGAGCAGGCGCTGAACCGCCTGGACGAGAGCGGCGTGGTGTACATCGGTGCGGAAGTCCGCGCCGGCGACATCATGGTCGGCAAGGTCACCCCGAAGGGCGAAAGCCAGCTGACCCCGGAAGAGAAGCTGCTGCGCGCGATCTTCGGCGAGAAGGCTTCGGACGTTAAGGACAGCTCGCTGCGCGTTCCGCCGGGCATGGACGGCACCGTCATCGACGTGCAGGTCTTCACCCGCGACGGCATCGAGAAGGACAAGCGCGCCCGCCAGATCGAAGAGTCTGAAATCAAGCGCGTCAAGAAGGACTTCGACGACCAGTTCCGCATCCTGGAAGCCGCCATCTACATGCGTCTGCGTTCGCAGATCGTGGGCAAGGTGGTCAACGGTGGCGCTGGCCTGAAGAAGGGTGACGTGATCACCGACGCCTTCCTGGACGGCCTGAAGAAGGCTGACTGGTTCGCCCTGCGCATGAAGGACGAGGACGCTTCGGAAGCCATCGAGCGCGCGCAGAAGCAGATCCAGGCGCACGAGAAGGAATTCGAGCGTCGCTTCGCCGACAAGCGCGGCAAGATCACCGCCGGT includes the following:
- the rplJ gene encoding 50S ribosomal protein L10, with the translated sequence MALNLSQKQEVVAELADVAAKAHSLIAAEYAGTTVAQMTAMRKQARETGVFLKVVKNTLASRAVEGTEFAVAQDQMVGPLLYAFSLEEPGAAGRLIKEAAKGNDKLKAKVVAIGGEVFPASHVDVLASLPTRDQALAMLARVLTEPVTMFARAIKAVGEKQGGGDVAADAAEPAAETA
- the rplA gene encoding 50S ribosomal protein L1, which translates into the protein MAQTKREKAIKAAVVPGKAYAFEDAINILKSATKAKFVESIDVAVRLGVDAKKSDQQVRGSTVLPAGTGKSVRVAVFAPAGAKADEALAAGAEAVGMDDLAEKMQAGDLNYDVVIATPDAMRVVGKLGTVLGPRGLMPNPKVGTVSPNPGEAVKNAKSGQVRYRTDKAGIIHCTIGKADFAEDALKSNLTALLLDLIKAKPATSKGTYLQKVSVSSTMGPGVTVDQSSLTLK
- the rpoB gene encoding DNA-directed RNA polymerase subunit beta; translated protein: MTSYSFTEKKRIRKDFGKQRSILEVPFLLAIQVDSYREFLQENVDPAKRTDHGLHAALKSVFPIASYSGNAALEYVGYKLGEPVFDERECRQRGMSYGAPLRVTVRLVIYDRESSTKAIKYVKEQEVYLGEIPLMTENGTFIVNGTERVIVSQLHRSPGVFFDHDRGKTHSSGKLLYSARIIPYRGSWLDFEFDPKDALFTRIDRRRKLPVSILLRALGYSNEEMLAEFFEINTFHINPDEGVQLELVPERLRGETLGFDLADGDKVIVEAGKRITARHIKQLEASGIAALAVPDDYIVGRILSHDVVDASTGELLAQANDEITDEQLQAFRKAGVDAVGTLWVNDLDRGPYLSNTLRIDPTKTQLEALVEIYRMMRPGEPPTKDAAQNLFHNLFFTFERYDLSAVGRMKFNRRVGRKETTGEAVLYDSKYFGERNDEESKRLVAAHGDSSDILDVIKVLTEIRNGRGVVDDIDHLGNRRVRSVGEMAENVFRVGLVRVERAVKERLSMAESEGLTPQELINAKPVAAAIKEFFGSSQLSQFMDQNNPLSEVTHKRRVSALGPGGLTRERAGFEVRDVHPTHYGRVCTIETPEGPNIGLINSLAVYARTNQYGFLETPYRKVVDGKVYDEVEFLSAIEENEYVIAQANALTDAKGTLTEQFVPCRFQGESLLKPPAEVHFMDVSPMQTVSIAAALVPFLEHDDANRALMGANMQRQAVPTLRAQKPLVGTGIERAVARDSGVTVNARRGGEIVQIDAARIVVKVNEEEIVGATDAGVDIYNLVKYTRSNQNTCINQRPLVQVGDVIARGDVLADGPSTDIGELALGQNMLIAFMPWNGYNFEDSILLSERVVEEDRYTTIHIEELTCVARDTKLGPEEISADIPNVSEQALNRLDESGVVYIGAEVRAGDIMVGKVTPKGESQLTPEEKLLRAIFGEKASDVKDSSLRVPPGMDGTVIDVQVFTRDGIEKDKRARQIEESEIKRVKKDFDDQFRILEAAIYMRLRSQIVGKVVNGGAGLKKGDVITDAFLDGLKKADWFALRMKDEDASEAIERAQKQIQAHEKEFERRFADKRGKITAGDDLAPGVLKMVKVFLAVKRRIQPGDKMAGRHGNKGVVSNVVPVEDMPYMASGETVDIVLNPLGVPSRMNIGQILEVHLGWAAKGLGRKIQAMMEAQAAVADLRKFLDDIYNHDDTNVANRVDLSQFSDEELLRLARNLTDGVPMATPVFDGATEAEIKRMLELADLPSSGQTQLYDGRTGEAFDRHTTVGYMHYLKLNHLVDDKMHARSTGPYSLVTQQPLGGKAQFGGQRFGEMEVWALEAYGAAYTLQEMLTVKSDDVQGRNQMYKNIVDGEHEMVAGMPESFNVLVKEIRSLAINMELEDN
- the rplK gene encoding 50S ribosomal protein L11; this translates as MAKKVVGYIKLQVKAGQANPSPPVGPALGQRGLNIMEFCKAFNAATQKLEPGLPVPVIITAYSDRTFTFITKSTPATTLLKKAAGISSGSKRPNTEKVGKVTRKQLEEIAKAKEPDLTAADLDAAVRTIAGSARSMGLVVEG
- the nusG gene encoding transcription termination/antitermination protein NusG, with product MKRWYVVHAYSGFEKSVAQALRDRIVRDGMEERFGDVLVPTEEVVEMRAGQKRRSERKFFPGYVLVQIETHEEAGIPRIDNESWHLVKETPRVMGFIGGTADRPLPIADSEAEAILNRVQEGVEKPRPKVLFEPGQMVRVTDGPFNDFNGVVEEVNYEKSRLRVSVLIFGRATPVELEFGQVEKAV
- the rplL gene encoding 50S ribosomal protein L7/L12 — encoded protein: MSLTNEQIVDAIAEKSLMEVMELVKAIEEKFGVSAAAPVAVAAAAGPAAAVEEQTEFTVTLKSAGDKKVEVIKAVRAITGLGLKEAKDLAEAGGVLKEGASKEDAEKMKKDLEAAGATVEVK